A single genomic interval of Thermoplasmata archaeon harbors:
- a CDS encoding M20/M25/M40 family metallo-hydrolase: protein MMALPLRGAICLLLATHVLLSGTAGGSPGHSAERDGAGDGAFRSSVYTMPAGFLDRVQLEKLRGWVLALQSLGTRYVYSDKAMEAADYILKELQGMGVPASLQTFLYNGHYISNVVAELHGRGPSLPAFVLCAHYDSINGTESQFNPYAPAPGADDDATGVAAVLGAAQALSRARTNHTVIFAFFTGEEIGRVGSSEFVRRLVESGRQIAGAICLDMIGYNHEFPKVDIVSNERSLWLAGAAKKANYYGGVGLRSRSVVTSDDPPRWSDHVSFWERGIDAICLIEDENPTENSRYFRANPYYHSGEDTLEKLNLSLMVRIARLGLATAAGLASLALPDLRPQLLSYPSAGILEGDELWFDIRMVNEGEAIDKGSVSLLVDGVEVDRAEVNLSRGEAQLHWRATAGAHELRFVADPEDDFAEWDEANNVLAIPLHIAWRPDLLVSELRADDTTPLPGRPLRIWAEVRNEGGAPASARLTLSSSSEGTNPLLNESFTLSAGGARIFMAVALAPDAEETFTATVCDADPYEADVSDNQRSLTVEPHLLSSSGLLLKATPDVADPGEPVTLEVETGPSGAQISGFLFDFGDGTRAGWLGAPFAPHVYTVPGVHLARARVRDGKGAETELDPLPVTIREVKPVALARLENDAPGINESVGLSASASFDPDGEIVQYLWEFSDGARSLGKEVRHKFRTAGSHTVRLTVVDDRGNANFTEIQILIVNRPPSAVIRIDQSALFTGEEVGIDGLSSSDSEGNIVSWCWELGDGNTSAGPSLTHAYSSPGMYSVRLTVTDGLGAEGSAEVRVRVFERPPAPRPAGEAAPSWATPAAALVMLAAGGLLLSRELRRGVRRGGAGVDVPGDSEE, encoded by the coding sequence ATGATGGCCTTGCCACTCCGGGGAGCGATCTGCCTGCTCCTTGCGACGCACGTGCTGCTTTCAGGCACGGCTGGGGGGTCACCGGGTCATTCGGCAGAAAGGGATGGGGCGGGCGATGGGGCTTTCCGCTCCTCCGTTTATACCATGCCCGCAGGATTTTTAGATAGAGTCCAACTCGAGAAGCTGCGCGGGTGGGTCCTGGCCCTCCAGTCCCTCGGGACGAGGTATGTCTATTCCGACAAGGCTATGGAGGCGGCGGACTACATTCTTAAAGAGCTTCAGGGGATGGGTGTCCCGGCCTCGCTACAGACTTTTCTCTACAATGGGCATTACATAAGTAATGTTGTCGCCGAACTCCATGGCCGGGGCCCATCCCTCCCAGCTTTTGTTCTCTGCGCCCATTACGACAGCATCAACGGCACAGAGTCTCAGTTCAATCCATATGCCCCCGCCCCGGGTGCGGACGACGACGCCACCGGCGTTGCAGCGGTTCTGGGGGCAGCGCAGGCCCTTTCCCGCGCCCGGACAAACCACACGGTTATTTTCGCGTTCTTTACGGGCGAGGAGATCGGGAGGGTCGGAAGCTCGGAGTTCGTAAGAAGGCTCGTGGAGAGCGGTAGGCAGATTGCGGGAGCGATATGTCTCGATATGATAGGATACAACCACGAGTTCCCCAAGGTAGACATCGTGAGCAACGAGCGCTCCCTTTGGCTCGCCGGGGCGGCAAAGAAGGCGAACTACTACGGCGGCGTTGGACTGAGGTCGAGGAGTGTGGTCACCAGCGACGACCCCCCCCGCTGGAGCGACCATGTGTCTTTCTGGGAAAGAGGAATCGACGCGATATGCCTCATCGAGGACGAGAATCCCACCGAGAACAGCCGGTACTTCAGGGCCAACCCCTACTACCACTCGGGCGAGGACACCCTGGAAAAGTTGAACCTCTCACTGATGGTCAGGATTGCCAGACTGGGGCTCGCGACCGCGGCCGGCCTCGCCAGCCTTGCCCTCCCCGACCTCAGGCCCCAGCTCCTCTCCTATCCTTCGGCCGGCATCCTTGAGGGCGATGAGCTTTGGTTCGATATTCGCATGGTGAATGAGGGGGAGGCGATCGACAAGGGCTCCGTCTCGCTTCTGGTGGATGGCGTCGAGGTGGATCGTGCTGAAGTCAATCTGAGCCGGGGCGAGGCCCAGTTGCACTGGCGCGCCACAGCTGGAGCGCACGAGCTGCGCTTCGTCGCCGACCCCGAGGATGACTTCGCGGAGTGGGACGAAGCGAACAACGTCCTCGCAATCCCCCTCCATATCGCCTGGAGGCCGGACCTCCTTGTTTCAGAGCTGAGAGCCGACGATACAACCCCCCTCCCGGGGCGGCCGCTTCGCATTTGGGCCGAGGTGCGAAACGAGGGGGGAGCGCCGGCGTCGGCGCGCCTCACCCTGTCGTCCTCTTCTGAGGGCACAAACCCTCTGCTCAACGAGAGCTTCACCCTGTCCGCGGGAGGGGCCAGAATATTTATGGCCGTGGCTCTCGCGCCGGATGCGGAGGAGACCTTCACCGCCACCGTCTGCGACGCCGACCCTTACGAGGCCGATGTCTCTGACAACCAGCGAAGCCTCACAGTCGAGCCCCATCTGCTCAGCTCCAGCGGCCTCCTCCTCAAGGCCACGCCGGACGTGGCGGACCCTGGGGAGCCAGTCACGCTCGAGGTCGAGACCGGACCCTCCGGTGCGCAAATAAGCGGTTTTCTCTTCGACTTCGGCGACGGAACGCGCGCGGGCTGGCTGGGCGCGCCCTTCGCTCCCCATGTCTATACAGTGCCCGGGGTTCATCTCGCGCGCGCCCGCGTCCGGGACGGGAAGGGAGCGGAGACAGAGCTCGATCCCCTGCCCGTGACGATAAGGGAGGTGAAGCCGGTGGCGCTCGCCCGGCTGGAAAACGACGCGCCGGGCATCAACGAGAGCGTGGGGTTGAGCGCCTCGGCCTCTTTCGACCCTGACGGCGAGATAGTCCAGTACCTCTGGGAATTCAGCGACGGGGCTCGGAGCCTAGGCAAGGAAGTGCGCCACAAGTTCCGTACCGCCGGTAGCCACACCGTCAGGTTGACTGTGGTGGATGACAGGGGCAACGCGAACTTCACTGAGATTCAGATTCTCATCGTCAACAGGCCGCCCTCCGCAGTGATTCGAATCGACCAGAGTGCGCTCTTCACGGGCGAGGAGGTGGGAATCGATGGTTTGTCGTCTAGCGACTCTGAGGGAAACATCGTCTCGTGGTGCTGGGAGCTAGGCGATGGGAACACGAGCGCGGGGCCGTCCCTCACCCACGCCTACTCCTCGCCCGGAATGTACTCTGTCAGGCTAACGGTCACGGACGGGCTCGGCGCGGAGGGCTCGGCGGAAGTCCGGGTGAGGGTCTTCGAGAGACCGCCCGCACCTCGTCCGGCCGGGGAGGCCGCCCCCTCCTGGGCGACGCCCGCGGCAGCGCTCGTGATGCTCGCGGCGGGCGGGCTGCTCCTTTCGAGGGAGCTGCGGAGGGGGGTAAGAAGAGGGGGAGCCGGGGTAGACGTCCCCGGAGACTCTGAGGAGTAG
- a CDS encoding preprotein translocase subunit Sec61beta, whose product MAKGKSKKGEGFHSAAGLIRYFDAEDETAMKIPPLAVIGACIASIIIVEFLRNAFPT is encoded by the coding sequence ATGGCGAAGGGAAAGTCGAAGAAGGGCGAGGGCTTCCACTCCGCGGCAGGTCTGATTCGCTACTTCGACGCCGAGGACGAGACCGCCATGAAGATACCGCCCCTGGCGGTCATTGGGGCATGCATCGCGTCTATTATTATCGTTGAGTTTCTGAGAAACGCCTTCCCGACCTGA
- the lysS gene encoding lysine--tRNA ligase, whose translation MHWVDVIARELLRRGVEHVVASGTSISGQIHIGNAGDVIIADGVARAVREIGGRARLIWIADDADPLRRLPKQLPAEFDAHLGKPCYSLPCPEGHPHSFVEHYVEPFVASLARLGVRPEVRSGAEMYRKGEYEALTRVALERGDTIRRILRDISGTEKASDWLPFEPVCERCGKIATTHAYAYRGDKVLYRCSGGVAGKMRIEGCGYEGEADLRNGKLSWRVEWAARWKILGVTCEPFGKEHAASGGSYDTSSVISREVFGYEPPKPVIYEHILVGGRKMSKSLGNILTVEQFLEVAPPEVLRFFFFRTRATRHKDFDISRNLLHLVEDYEHIERVYYGVDKPSPQEDAGDLKRSYELSQIDKPAQTFFQVPYTHLVTIVQLAPDFEGVKGILARNRQLDGLDDFWERKLAEKVGCVRAWVEKYAPEEHRFVLQRTVPAVRLDDAEKGLLAGLAVELSTVPWEAERIHNAIHEKGKAMGLDAARTFGAVYKVMLGKERGPRMGYFLQSLDRDWVVGRLRAAGRGLT comes from the coding sequence GTGCACTGGGTCGACGTCATTGCGCGGGAGCTCCTCCGGCGCGGAGTGGAGCACGTTGTAGCGAGCGGAACCTCGATATCCGGCCAGATTCACATCGGGAACGCGGGCGATGTGATAATAGCGGACGGCGTGGCAAGGGCGGTCAGGGAGATTGGGGGGAGGGCGAGGCTTATCTGGATAGCCGACGACGCCGACCCCCTCCGGAGGCTACCGAAGCAGCTCCCGGCGGAGTTTGATGCCCACCTGGGCAAACCTTGTTACTCCCTCCCCTGCCCCGAGGGCCATCCGCACAGCTTCGTGGAGCATTACGTCGAGCCATTCGTTGCTTCTCTCGCCAGGCTGGGGGTGCGGCCTGAGGTCAGGTCCGGTGCCGAGATGTATAGAAAGGGGGAATACGAGGCCCTGACGCGCGTCGCTCTCGAAAGGGGCGACACTATCCGGCGAATTCTGCGCGATATATCGGGTACCGAGAAAGCCTCTGACTGGCTGCCCTTTGAGCCGGTTTGCGAGCGCTGCGGCAAAATCGCGACGACGCACGCATATGCATATAGAGGCGACAAGGTGCTGTACAGATGCTCAGGCGGCGTCGCTGGAAAAATGCGCATCGAGGGCTGCGGCTATGAAGGCGAGGCTGACCTCCGCAACGGGAAACTAAGCTGGCGGGTGGAGTGGGCGGCGCGCTGGAAGATATTAGGGGTCACATGTGAGCCATTCGGAAAGGAGCACGCTGCTTCCGGGGGTTCCTACGACACCTCTAGCGTAATATCCAGGGAGGTTTTCGGCTACGAACCCCCGAAACCCGTCATCTACGAGCACATCCTTGTCGGGGGTAGGAAGATGTCCAAGTCCCTCGGGAATATTTTAACGGTGGAGCAATTCCTAGAGGTGGCTCCTCCCGAGGTGCTGCGGTTCTTCTTCTTCCGGACACGCGCCACGCGGCACAAGGACTTCGACATCTCGAGAAACCTTCTCCACCTCGTGGAGGACTACGAGCACATTGAGAGGGTCTACTACGGAGTGGACAAGCCATCACCTCAGGAAGATGCTGGCGACCTGAAAAGGTCATACGAGCTCTCCCAGATAGATAAACCGGCTCAGACATTCTTTCAGGTCCCCTACACGCACCTCGTCACAATCGTCCAGCTCGCGCCGGATTTCGAGGGCGTGAAGGGAATTCTAGCGCGCAACAGGCAGCTCGACGGCCTAGACGATTTTTGGGAACGCAAGCTTGCGGAAAAGGTAGGGTGCGTGAGGGCCTGGGTTGAAAAATACGCCCCGGAGGAGCACAGGTTTGTTCTCCAGAGGACAGTGCCGGCGGTCCGGCTCGATGATGCGGAGAAGGGGCTGCTGGCTGGTCTCGCGGTCGAGCTTTCCACAGTTCCCTGGGAGGCGGAGCGAATTCACAACGCAATTCACGAGAAGGGCAAGGCGATGGGGCTAGACGCGGCCAGGACCTTCGGGGCGGTCTACAAGGTCATGCTGGGCAAGGAGAGGGGCCCGAGGATGGGCTACTTCCTCCAGTCCCTGGATAGGGACTGGGTGGTCGGGAGATTGAGAGCGGCCGGGAGAGGGCTCACCTGA